The proteins below are encoded in one region of Betaproteobacteria bacterium:
- a CDS encoding universal stress protein yields MYQKIFVAIDDSPTAQKALAEAIDLAGNAKAALCIAHAADESLLAQHGMGLGSYIDVEGTKQAIRDTSQALLETAAAKATAAGVTAEIRLLEASNQRVAEQIAAGAAAYGADLIVIGTHGRRGFASLLVGSVAENLVRIANTSLLMVRDQ; encoded by the coding sequence ATGTATCAAAAAATATTTGTCGCCATTGACGACAGCCCGACGGCCCAGAAAGCCCTGGCCGAAGCCATTGACCTCGCCGGCAACGCCAAGGCTGCGCTGTGCATCGCTCATGCCGCCGACGAAAGCCTGTTAGCCCAGCATGGCATGGGCCTTGGAAGCTATATCGACGTGGAAGGGACCAAACAGGCGATTCGCGATACTTCGCAAGCACTGCTCGAAACAGCTGCGGCAAAAGCCACCGCTGCTGGCGTCACAGCCGAGATTCGGCTGCTTGAAGCCAGCAACCAGCGGGTCGCCGAGCAGATCGCAGCCGGCGCCGCCGCCTATGGCGCTGACCTGATTGTGATCGGCACCCACGGTCGGCGCGGCTTTGCCAGCCTGCTGGTGGGCTCGGTCGCTGAAAATCTGGTGCGTATCGCAAACACATCACTGTTGATGGTGCGCGACCAATAA
- a CDS encoding L-lactate permease yields MIWQQIYDPLGSIGLSALLASVPVVVMLAALAFFHVKAHVAAILALVSALLIAIFGFGMPAYMATDAAMFGAINGLVPIGWIVLNIIFLHRLTTENGSFKVLQDSIAGITDDRRLQLLLIAFCFGAFFEGAAGFGTPVAVTGAVLIGLGFSPLAASGLALIANTAPVAYGALGTPVITLAKVTGLDEMMLSSMIGRQLPFFSLLVPFWLIWAFAGRKGMMQIWPAILVAGGSFAIAQFLVSNYHGPMLVDVIASLVSMASLIAFLKVWKPKTVWTSAKLIGHEEDGGEAHPLPTDIPQKADKAAVRRAWMPWVILTVFVFVWGLPEFKKAVDTLPVVENSQPVLDAKGLPKRAGNTFFAPVFKFEDIHEKIEKVPPVVTKVKKEEAAYKLNWFTTTGTGILLAALFAGLMMGYRPMQLVSQFGKTVWMVRYSLTTIVAMLALGYLTRFAGIDATLGLAFAFTGVFYPFFGTFLGWLGVALTGSDTASNVLFGGLQRTTAEQLGISPILMAAANSSGGVMGKMIDAQSIVVASTATHWYGHEGEILRYVFFHSIALCTLMGFFITAQAYLWPFTAMVLK; encoded by the coding sequence ATGATCTGGCAACAGATATATGATCCATTGGGCAGCATCGGGCTGTCCGCGTTACTGGCGTCCGTACCGGTCGTCGTCATGCTGGCTGCATTGGCATTTTTTCATGTCAAGGCCCACGTCGCGGCCATCCTTGCGCTCGTATCCGCCCTGCTCATTGCCATCTTCGGCTTTGGGATGCCGGCCTACATGGCCACCGATGCCGCCATGTTCGGTGCCATCAACGGTCTGGTCCCCATCGGCTGGATCGTGCTCAACATCATCTTCCTGCATCGCCTGACCACTGAAAACGGCTCATTCAAGGTGCTGCAGGACTCCATCGCCGGCATCACCGATGACCGTCGTCTGCAACTGCTGCTGATTGCCTTTTGCTTCGGTGCCTTCTTCGAAGGTGCTGCCGGCTTCGGTACGCCGGTCGCCGTCACCGGCGCCGTGCTGATCGGCCTCGGCTTCTCGCCCCTGGCCGCTTCAGGCCTGGCGCTGATCGCCAACACCGCGCCTGTAGCCTACGGTGCCCTGGGCACGCCGGTCATTACGCTCGCCAAGGTCACCGGCCTTGACGAGATGATGCTGTCGTCGATGATCGGTCGCCAACTGCCGTTCTTCTCGCTGCTCGTTCCGTTCTGGCTGATCTGGGCCTTTGCTGGTCGCAAGGGCATGATGCAGATCTGGCCGGCCATCCTGGTGGCCGGTGGTTCCTTCGCCATTGCCCAGTTCTTGGTGTCCAACTACCACGGCCCGATGCTGGTGGACGTTATCGCTTCCCTGGTTTCCATGGCCAGCCTGATCGCCTTCCTGAAAGTCTGGAAACCCAAAACGGTGTGGACATCGGCCAAGTTGATCGGCCACGAGGAAGACGGTGGCGAAGCCCATCCGCTACCCACCGATATCCCGCAAAAGGCCGACAAGGCCGCCGTTCGCCGCGCCTGGATGCCCTGGGTCATTCTTACGGTATTCGTCTTCGTCTGGGGCTTGCCCGAATTCAAGAAGGCCGTGGATACCTTGCCAGTCGTTGAAAACAGCCAGCCTGTACTCGATGCGAAGGGGCTACCCAAGCGCGCCGGTAATACCTTCTTCGCGCCAGTCTTCAAGTTTGAAGACATTCACGAGAAGATCGAGAAAGTGCCGCCCGTCGTCACCAAGGTCAAGAAGGAAGAAGCCGCCTACAAGCTGAACTGGTTCACCACGACCGGCACCGGCATCCTGCTTGCCGCGCTCTTCGCCGGCCTGATGATGGGATATCGTCCCATGCAACTGGTCAGCCAGTTCGGCAAGACCGTGTGGATGGTGCGCTACTCGCTGACCACCATCGTGGCCATGCTCGCCCTCGGCTATCTGACGCGTTTCGCCGGCATTGATGCCACGCTCGGTCTGGCCTTCGCCTTCACCGGTGTTTTCTACCCATTCTTCGGCACTTTCCTCGGCTGGCTGGGTGTGGCGCTGACCGGGTCCGATACGGCCTCGAACGTGCTGTTTGGCGGCCTGCAGCGGACGACCGCAGAACAGCTGGGAATTTCCCCCATCCTGATGGCCGCGGCCAACAGCTCGGGTGGCGTGATGGGCAAGATGATCGATGCCCAATCCATTGTCGTCGCCTCAACTGCCACGCACTGGTATGGCCATGAAGGGGAGATCCTGCGCTACGTCTTCTTCCATTCCATCGCGCTGTGCACCCTGATGGGGTTCTTCATCACGGCTCAAGCCTACCTCTGGCCTTTCACGGCCATGGTCCTCAAATAA
- a CDS encoding universal stress protein — protein MYKNILVAIDDSETSRCALKEALHIARSSNAKLYITHVADETLLSMHSRTVSTTLDFNQAVSAIADAGRKLLDEAMQSAAGVNAEPLLLEALNRRISETLADKAKELNVDLIIIGRHGKRGLATLILGSVAEQLARIAHASVLLVRKH, from the coding sequence ATGTATAAAAATATTCTTGTCGCCATTGACGACAGTGAAACCTCGCGTTGCGCGCTGAAAGAAGCGCTGCACATCGCCAGGAGCAGCAACGCCAAGCTGTACATCACGCACGTCGCGGACGAGACGCTGCTCAGTATGCACAGCCGCACGGTGTCGACGACGCTGGATTTCAACCAGGCAGTTAGCGCAATTGCCGATGCCGGCCGAAAATTGCTGGATGAAGCGATGCAGTCAGCCGCTGGTGTCAACGCCGAACCGCTGCTGCTTGAAGCGCTCAATCGTCGCATCTCCGAAACGCTGGCCGACAAGGCCAAAGAATTGAATGTTGACCTGATCATCATCGGTCGGCATGGTAAACGCGGACTGGCCACGCTCATTCTTGGATCGGTCGCCGAACAACTCGCCAGAATCGCCCACGCCTCCGTACTTCTCGTCAGGAAACACTAA